A genomic region of Sulfobacillus acidophilus DSM 10332 contains the following coding sequences:
- a CDS encoding tRNA pseudouridine synthase B (PFAM: TruB family pseudouridylate synthase (N terminal domain)~TIGRFAM: tRNA pseudouridine 55 synthase~COGs: COG0130 Pseudouridine synthase~HAMAP: tRNA pseudouridine synthase B~InterPro IPR014780:IPR002501~KEGG: adg:Adeg_1659 tRNA pseudouridine synthase B~PFAM: Pseudouridine synthase II, TruB, N-terminal~SPTR: tRNA pseudouridine synthase B;~TIGRFAM: Pseudouridine synthase II, TruB, N-terminal, bacterial-type): MTGFINVYKPRGLTSHQVVHRIRHLTGIRAVGHMGTLDPEADGVLPIAVGRATKLIEFVQSTPKTYEADVVLGVMTHSLDVDGRPVGRSGPPWPSADHIRSVTGWLTGHRWQVPPQVSALKVGGQRAYARVRQQAATWPAPRRVDIHAIHVDRVTDAGWTFRAVVGSGTYIRALVRDWGILLGQAVHIGRLTRQSVGLFDRAHSWTLEDLTRLGSEWRMALAPASEYLAIPRLPVSEPMAVAIRHGVIGAWPDVSSYQGPVALMHGPEVVAVIQGPPWRYRKVLGGPDEEITP; the protein is encoded by the coding sequence ATGACCGGATTTATCAACGTCTATAAACCGCGGGGTTTAACCTCTCATCAAGTCGTCCATCGCATCCGGCACCTCACCGGCATCCGAGCGGTCGGGCATATGGGCACGCTCGACCCGGAAGCCGATGGCGTATTGCCGATTGCGGTGGGGCGAGCGACCAAATTAATCGAATTTGTTCAGAGCACGCCCAAAACCTATGAAGCGGATGTCGTGCTCGGTGTGATGACGCATTCGCTGGATGTCGATGGGCGCCCCGTCGGACGCTCCGGACCGCCTTGGCCTTCGGCAGACCATATTCGTTCCGTGACCGGATGGTTAACCGGACACCGCTGGCAAGTCCCGCCGCAAGTGTCGGCCTTAAAGGTGGGGGGACAACGGGCTTATGCCCGGGTTCGCCAACAGGCGGCCACCTGGCCGGCTCCTCGGCGGGTGGATATCCACGCCATTCATGTTGACCGCGTCACCGATGCCGGCTGGACCTTTCGGGCGGTCGTCGGGTCCGGCACCTATATACGGGCTTTGGTCCGCGATTGGGGGATACTCTTAGGTCAGGCGGTCCACATCGGGCGGCTGACTCGGCAATCCGTCGGGCTTTTTGATCGAGCCCATAGTTGGACCCTGGAGGATTTGACTCGGTTGGGCTCTGAGTGGCGTATGGCTTTAGCTCCGGCTAGCGAATATCTCGCAATTCCTCGTCTCCCGGTGAGTGAACCGATGGCGGTCGCGATTCGCCATGGCGTCATCGGTGCCTGGCCTGATGTATCCAGCTACCAGGGCCCGGTCGCTCTCATGCACGGCCCCGAAGTGGTGGCGGTTATCCAGGGGCCGCCCTGGCGTTATCGAAAGGTACTAGGAGGTCCTGATGAAGAAATTACCCCCTGA
- a CDS encoding protein of unknown function DUF448 (PFAM: Protein of unknown function (DUF448)~COGs: COG2740 nucleic-acid-binding protein implicated in transcription termination~InterPro IPR007393~KEGG: adg:Adeg_1664 protein of unknown function DUF448~PFAM: Protein of unknown function DUF448~SPTR: Putative uncharacterized protein), with translation MKIKKVPLRTCVACHTTRPKKELMRVVRQPDGQLLIDTKGKVSGRGAYLCPSRQCITGALKTHRIERALEVPLPEELVVALNQLAEELP, from the coding sequence ATGAAAATCAAAAAGGTGCCCTTACGCACCTGTGTAGCGTGCCATACGACACGGCCCAAAAAGGAACTGATGCGGGTGGTGCGCCAGCCCGACGGACAATTGCTCATCGACACCAAAGGCAAAGTGTCGGGACGAGGCGCGTATTTGTGCCCCAGTCGGCAATGTATTACCGGAGCCCTAAAGACGCATCGCATTGAACGGGCGTTGGAAGTGCCGTTGCCGGAAGAGTTGGTGGTCGCACTCAATCAACTGGCGGAAGAACTCCCATGA
- a CDS encoding riboflavin biosynthesis protein RibF (PFAM: Riboflavin kinase; FAD synthetase~TIGRFAM: riboflavin kinase/FMN adenylyltransferase~COGs: COG0196 FAD synthase~InterPro IPR002606:IPR015864:IPR015865~KEGG: tmr:Tmar_1024 FMN adenylyltransferase; riboflavin kinase~PFAM: FAD synthetase; Riboflavin kinase~PRIAM: FAD synthetase., Riboflavin kinase~SPTR: FMN adenylyltransferase; riboflavin kinase;~TIGRFAM: Riboflavin kinase/FAD synthetase), whose amino-acid sequence MKKLPPDQTAPRPSVVTIGSFDGVHRGHQALIQEALERARKRDADMWVMTFDPHPAMVLRGIRHRFLITPGVLKEIYLDRAGALGVTVIPFTPAFSHLSAEDFLEREIRQRMQAVAVVVGFNFTFGARGLGTVTTLQEWAAPRGIEVVVKEPIQINPNRAASSSSVREAITAGQLDAAEAVLGHAFSVQSPIQRGEQRGRALGFRTLNLVPPAEQVMPPFGVYAGYVLIESRPIPAVANWGIRPTFGGEDPVLEIHGLDGPLQASYGDVARFDFVGFIREERRFPSPDALTDQIRRDVDQARRMLAEKPWRR is encoded by the coding sequence ATGAAGAAATTACCCCCTGATCAGACGGCACCCCGGCCCAGTGTCGTGACGATTGGCAGTTTTGACGGCGTCCATCGCGGCCACCAAGCCTTGATTCAAGAGGCTCTAGAGCGCGCCCGAAAACGGGATGCGGATATGTGGGTGATGACTTTTGATCCGCATCCGGCCATGGTATTACGAGGCATCCGTCACCGGTTTTTAATTACCCCGGGGGTGCTCAAAGAAATTTATTTGGATCGGGCCGGGGCCCTAGGAGTGACCGTGATTCCGTTTACTCCGGCATTTTCCCACCTCAGTGCGGAAGATTTTCTCGAACGCGAAATTCGGCAGCGAATGCAAGCGGTGGCCGTGGTGGTCGGCTTCAATTTTACTTTTGGTGCCCGGGGGTTGGGAACGGTAACCACCCTCCAAGAATGGGCCGCCCCTCGCGGTATCGAGGTGGTCGTGAAAGAACCGATCCAGATTAACCCGAACCGGGCGGCATCCAGCTCTTCTGTGCGAGAGGCCATCACCGCGGGACAATTGGACGCGGCGGAGGCGGTATTGGGCCATGCCTTCTCCGTCCAAAGCCCCATTCAACGGGGAGAGCAGCGCGGTCGAGCCTTAGGATTTCGGACCCTCAATTTGGTGCCGCCCGCCGAACAAGTGATGCCGCCATTTGGGGTTTATGCCGGTTATGTCCTCATCGAGTCCCGACCGATTCCGGCGGTGGCCAACTGGGGCATCCGCCCCACGTTTGGCGGCGAGGATCCGGTGCTGGAGATTCACGGATTGGACGGCCCCTTGCAGGCGTCATACGGTGACGTCGCCCGTTTTGATTTTGTCGGGTTTATCCGAGAAGAGCGGCGTTTCCCGTCACCGGATGCCCTAACCGACCAAATCCGGCGGGACGTAGACCAGGCACGCCGAATGTTAGCCGAAAAACCCTGGCGTCGATGA
- a CDS encoding NusA antitermination factor (PFAM: NusA N-terminal domain; S1 RNA binding domain~TIGRFAM: transcription termination factor NusA~COGs: COG0195 Transcription elongation factor~InterPro IPR010213:IPR013735:IPR003029~KEGG: tjr:TherJR_1374 transcription termination factor NusA~PFAM: Transcription factor NusA, N-terminal; Ribosomal protein S1, RNA binding domain~SPTR: Transcription termination factor NusA;~TIGRFAM: Transcription termination factor NusA): MNNELMDALAELEREKGVDKEVLFQAIESALISAYRRNFGSAQNVRVHINRQTGATEVYALKTVVEEVQDHRLEVSVTEAHHVKPGVDVGDVVEFEITPKNFGRIAAQTAKQVIVQRIREAERGMIYDEYSNREGDIVTGVVQRVERGLVFIDLGRTEAILMPNEQVPGEILRPHERVKLYVVEVKKTTKGPQVYLSRSHPGLVRRLFELEVPEIHEGIVEIKGIAREAGARTKIAVWSDDPDVDPVGACVGNKGQRVQSIVNELRGEKLDIIAWDPDPAVLVANALSPARVVDVTIEPDTRSARVVVPDNQLSLGIGKEGQNARLAAKLTGWRVDLKSESQVSGSWWA; the protein is encoded by the coding sequence ATGAACAACGAGTTAATGGATGCGTTAGCCGAGTTAGAGCGCGAAAAAGGGGTTGACAAAGAAGTTTTATTTCAAGCCATCGAATCGGCTCTCATCTCCGCGTATCGGCGCAACTTTGGCTCCGCACAGAATGTCCGCGTCCATATAAACCGCCAAACGGGGGCCACCGAAGTCTACGCGCTGAAAACCGTGGTGGAAGAGGTGCAGGATCACCGCCTCGAGGTCAGCGTGACCGAGGCCCATCATGTGAAGCCGGGAGTAGATGTGGGCGATGTGGTCGAATTCGAAATTACGCCCAAAAATTTTGGTCGGATTGCCGCTCAAACGGCTAAACAAGTCATTGTCCAACGTATTCGGGAAGCCGAGCGCGGGATGATTTATGATGAATACTCCAATCGTGAGGGCGATATCGTCACCGGCGTGGTACAGCGCGTCGAACGCGGCCTGGTATTTATTGATCTCGGTCGGACCGAAGCGATTTTAATGCCTAACGAACAAGTGCCGGGAGAAATCTTAAGGCCCCACGAACGGGTCAAGTTATACGTGGTGGAAGTCAAAAAAACCACCAAGGGCCCGCAAGTCTATTTATCCCGCAGCCACCCGGGACTCGTCCGGCGGCTATTTGAATTGGAAGTGCCCGAAATCCACGAGGGGATCGTGGAAATCAAAGGGATTGCCCGCGAAGCCGGCGCCCGCACGAAGATTGCCGTGTGGTCGGACGATCCGGATGTCGATCCGGTCGGCGCGTGTGTAGGCAACAAAGGCCAGCGGGTGCAATCCATCGTCAACGAGTTGCGTGGCGAAAAACTTGACATTATCGCGTGGGATCCGGATCCCGCCGTATTGGTCGCCAATGCGTTGTCGCCCGCCCGGGTGGTAGACGTGACGATCGAGCCGGATACGCGGTCGGCGCGAGTCGTGGTACCGGATAATCAACTGTCGCTGGGAATCGGCAAAGAGGGGCAAAATGCGCGGTTGGCAGCCAAACTGACCGGGTGGCGGGTCGATTTGAAATCGGAATCGCAAGTGAGCGGGAGCTGGTGGGCATGA
- a CDS encoding major facilitator superfamily MFS_1 (PFAM: Major Facilitator Superfamily~COGs: COG2814 Arabinose efflux permease~InterPro IPR011701~KEGG: sti:Sthe_3376 major facilitator superfamily MFS_1~PFAM: Major facilitator superfamily MFS-1~SPTR: Major facilitator superfamily MFS_1), translated as MTSSRRAFWAVLVANTVVQSGWGAILPILPLFVRDHGMPLGWMGVMASGFAAISFVAQLGFGRLSDIWGRKPLLVAGAVWEAVGTLAFVGSWPWPFYIVWRLVQGVGAGAFMPAANALVADLVPEAERGRAYGLLYASSSAGFTVGPLIGGLLGASGHLSRPFWAGAGLNTLAAFALGSWLPRHRPERPAARPPRRAPAFWSAWIRQLWPPFLLTFSLTGLSGMYDATWSLYMRGLGASNWVIGLSFSLFSLPLLLFSLWNGRLADRPGERRRWVLAGALLQTAIVVFYIVSRWAWASIAASVLEALAISLSGPALTTMVMESAPPDARGQVQGWFQASGTLGATVLALVSGLLLPYGTTRPFVAGAAWLLGVTVVVGWRWRRHPPAESATGPRPGG; from the coding sequence ATGACATCCTCGCGTCGCGCGTTCTGGGCCGTTCTGGTCGCCAATACGGTGGTCCAAAGCGGCTGGGGAGCAATCTTGCCGATTTTGCCGCTTTTCGTGCGGGATCACGGCATGCCGCTGGGCTGGATGGGGGTCATGGCTTCGGGGTTTGCCGCCATCTCTTTTGTGGCGCAGTTGGGATTCGGACGGCTCTCGGATATCTGGGGCCGAAAACCGTTGTTGGTGGCCGGCGCGGTATGGGAAGCGGTGGGTACCCTCGCGTTTGTCGGGTCTTGGCCATGGCCTTTTTACATTGTCTGGCGCCTGGTGCAAGGGGTCGGAGCCGGCGCCTTCATGCCCGCCGCCAATGCGTTGGTCGCCGATTTGGTACCCGAGGCCGAACGCGGTCGGGCTTATGGCCTGCTGTACGCGTCCAGTAGCGCGGGATTTACCGTCGGCCCCCTCATCGGCGGACTTTTAGGGGCCTCGGGACATCTGAGCCGGCCGTTTTGGGCAGGTGCCGGGTTAAATACCTTAGCCGCTTTCGCTCTCGGGAGTTGGCTTCCCCGACATCGGCCGGAACGGCCCGCCGCCCGGCCTCCCCGTCGGGCTCCCGCATTCTGGTCCGCCTGGATTCGTCAGCTATGGCCGCCTTTTTTGCTCACGTTTAGCCTGACCGGATTAAGCGGGATGTACGACGCCACCTGGAGTCTTTATATGCGGGGGCTTGGTGCGAGCAATTGGGTCATCGGGCTCTCTTTTAGTCTTTTTTCGTTGCCGCTCTTGCTCTTTAGCCTCTGGAACGGACGCTTGGCGGATCGACCGGGTGAACGGCGGCGGTGGGTGTTGGCGGGGGCGCTACTCCAAACCGCTATCGTCGTGTTTTACATCGTGTCCCGCTGGGCCTGGGCTTCGATTGCCGCGAGCGTATTGGAAGCGCTGGCCATCAGCCTTTCCGGACCGGCGCTGACTACCATGGTCATGGAAAGCGCTCCCCCGGATGCGCGCGGGCAAGTCCAGGGATGGTTTCAAGCCAGCGGGACCCTGGGAGCGACCGTTTTAGCCCTGGTCAGCGGCCTTCTCTTGCCCTACGGCACCACCCGGCCGTTTGTGGCGGGAGCGGCCTGGCTTTTGGGGGTGACGGTCGTCGTCGGCTGGCGTTGGCGTCGGCACCCGCCTGCCGAATCGGCAACCGGCCCTCGGCCCGGCGGGTAA
- a CDS encoding bacterial translation initiation factor 2 (bIF-2) (PFAM: Elongation factor Tu domain 2; Translation-initiation factor 2; Translation initiation factor IF-2, N-terminal region; Elongation factor Tu GTP binding domain~TIGRFAM: small GTP-binding protein domain; translation initiation factor IF-2~COGs: COG0532 Translation initiation factor 2 (IF-2; GTPase)~InterProIPR000178:IPR005225:IPR006847:IPR000795:IPR 004161~KEGG: tjr:TherJR_1377 translation initiation factor IF-2~PFAM: Protein synthesis factor, GTP-binding; Translation initiation factor IF-2, N-terminal; Translation elongation factor EFTu/EF1A, domain 2~SPTR: Translation initiation factor IF-2;~TIGRFAM: Initiation factor 2; Small GTP-binding protein) yields MADKDKDKVRVYELAKELKLDSRRLIDLLHRLKVEGIKNHMSTVEPEAVKTVRDIMEGKLPPEPKPEAKPRPAAAASTSTPAPAVVPKPAAPQPPRPTMTEPRVNPAPRPERPVVPGSSRPEPMTNRPAAGTTRPADNQRYPGPNRGDHRPHPAAGNRNGHDHRPTGPRPNPAAPTGPRPGAPAGGNRPPYGHDQRRPAPGGRPAGGPPGGANRPGGPRPGAPNRPGAGRPLAVPPPPTPARPARDQNRRNPKDRKPHEFEERRSLRDWDEERMGSRKKKMKAHQPVQDTSMPPVQRRIVISGSIVVKDLADQLGIKATELIKRLINLGVMVGVNHELDKETAVIVATELGAEVEERASVQEQEEILIQGEEDAPESLRERPPVVTVMGHVDHGKTSLLDRIRSTRVTQSEAGGITQHIGASVVEHDGHPIVFLDTPGHEAFTAMRARGAQVTDIAILVVAANDGVMPQTVEAINHAKAANVPIVVAINKIDLPDANPERVRTELTEYGLIAEEWGGDTIMVPVSARTGEGIDKLLEALLVQAEIMELKANPDRPASGTIIEAKLDRGRGPVATVLVKRGTLHVGDVFLSGTVWGRVRALINDRGQRVKEVGPSMPVEVLGFNELPEAGDDFVIMPDERQAKSIADARANRLRASSESGPRGVSLDEFYQRLKDEAVRDLNLVIKADVHGSAEALAQALDKLSNDEVRVRVLHTGVGSITESDVMLAQASGAIIIGFGVSMESKARQLAEREHVDIRQYRIIYEAIDDIKQALTGMLEPKYQELFLGRAEVREVFRVPKVGAVGGCYVTEGKILRSGQVRVIRDGTVIHEGAIASLKRFKDDVREVATGYECGIGLEKFNDIKVGDILEVFTQEEVKAS; encoded by the coding sequence TTGGCAGACAAGGACAAAGACAAGGTCAGGGTCTACGAGCTGGCGAAAGAGCTCAAGCTCGACAGTCGCCGGCTCATCGATCTCCTTCATCGATTGAAGGTAGAAGGTATCAAAAATCACATGAGCACCGTGGAGCCGGAAGCGGTGAAAACCGTGAGGGACATCATGGAAGGGAAACTTCCGCCGGAACCCAAACCGGAAGCCAAACCGCGACCGGCGGCCGCCGCCAGCACGAGCACTCCGGCGCCCGCCGTGGTTCCCAAGCCGGCCGCCCCGCAACCACCGCGCCCAACCATGACGGAGCCTCGCGTCAATCCGGCGCCCCGCCCCGAACGTCCGGTGGTGCCCGGCAGCAGCCGACCGGAACCGATGACCAATCGGCCCGCCGCCGGCACGACCAGACCGGCCGACAACCAGCGGTATCCGGGACCAAACCGCGGCGATCATCGCCCCCATCCCGCGGCCGGCAACCGAAACGGTCATGACCATCGTCCCACCGGCCCACGGCCCAATCCGGCAGCACCGACCGGCCCTCGCCCTGGTGCACCCGCGGGCGGTAATCGTCCGCCCTATGGCCATGATCAACGGCGACCGGCCCCCGGTGGCCGGCCCGCCGGAGGTCCGCCTGGCGGTGCCAACCGTCCGGGAGGTCCTCGTCCGGGAGCCCCCAATCGGCCAGGGGCCGGACGGCCCTTAGCGGTACCGCCGCCGCCCACCCCGGCTCGTCCCGCTCGCGATCAAAATCGGCGCAATCCGAAAGACCGAAAACCCCATGAATTTGAAGAACGGCGGTCCTTGCGGGATTGGGACGAAGAGCGGATGGGCAGCCGCAAGAAAAAAATGAAGGCGCACCAACCGGTGCAAGACACCTCCATGCCGCCGGTACAGCGTCGTATCGTGATCAGCGGCTCGATTGTCGTCAAAGATTTGGCCGATCAACTCGGCATTAAAGCGACGGAACTCATTAAACGGTTGATTAATCTTGGCGTCATGGTCGGCGTCAACCACGAGCTGGATAAAGAAACCGCGGTCATTGTGGCTACCGAGCTGGGAGCGGAAGTGGAAGAACGGGCTTCCGTGCAAGAGCAAGAGGAGATTTTGATTCAAGGGGAAGAAGACGCACCGGAGTCTCTCCGCGAGCGGCCGCCGGTCGTAACCGTCATGGGGCACGTCGACCATGGCAAAACCTCCTTGCTGGACCGCATTCGCTCGACCCGGGTGACCCAAAGCGAAGCCGGGGGGATTACGCAGCATATCGGGGCTTCCGTTGTCGAACATGACGGCCATCCCATCGTGTTTTTGGATACGCCCGGCCATGAAGCGTTTACCGCCATGCGCGCCCGGGGTGCCCAGGTGACCGATATCGCCATTCTGGTGGTCGCCGCCAATGACGGGGTGATGCCGCAAACCGTGGAAGCCATTAATCACGCCAAGGCGGCCAATGTGCCGATTGTAGTGGCGATCAACAAAATTGATTTGCCCGATGCCAATCCCGAGCGCGTCCGGACCGAACTGACGGAATACGGACTCATCGCGGAAGAATGGGGTGGGGATACGATTATGGTCCCGGTATCGGCCCGCACCGGGGAAGGCATCGACAAATTATTGGAAGCCCTTTTGGTGCAGGCGGAAATCATGGAGCTAAAAGCCAATCCGGATCGGCCGGCCTCCGGCACCATTATCGAGGCCAAGTTGGATCGCGGCCGGGGACCGGTGGCCACGGTGCTCGTCAAACGGGGGACCTTACACGTGGGGGACGTGTTCCTCTCCGGAACGGTTTGGGGCCGCGTGCGCGCCCTGATCAACGATCGCGGACAACGGGTGAAAGAAGTGGGCCCCTCGATGCCGGTCGAGGTACTCGGATTCAACGAGTTGCCGGAAGCCGGGGATGATTTCGTGATCATGCCCGACGAACGGCAAGCCAAAAGCATTGCCGATGCCCGCGCCAATCGACTGCGGGCCTCATCCGAGTCGGGTCCGCGGGGCGTATCGCTGGATGAGTTCTATCAACGGCTGAAAGATGAAGCCGTGCGCGATCTCAACCTGGTCATCAAAGCCGACGTTCACGGTTCCGCCGAAGCCTTGGCCCAAGCCTTGGATAAACTGTCCAACGACGAGGTACGGGTGCGCGTCTTGCATACCGGCGTCGGTTCCATTACCGAATCGGACGTGATGTTGGCCCAGGCCTCGGGCGCCATTATCATCGGATTTGGCGTGAGTATGGAATCGAAGGCCCGGCAATTGGCCGAACGCGAACATGTCGACATCCGTCAGTACCGGATTATTTACGAAGCCATTGACGACATCAAGCAAGCCCTGACCGGTATGTTGGAACCGAAGTACCAAGAACTCTTCTTAGGCCGCGCGGAGGTCCGGGAAGTCTTCCGCGTACCCAAGGTCGGCGCGGTGGGCGGATGCTACGTCACCGAAGGGAAGATACTACGATCAGGCCAAGTGCGTGTCATCCGTGACGGAACCGTCATTCACGAAGGTGCTATCGCTTCCCTCAAACGATTTAAGGATGATGTGCGGGAAGTGGCCACCGGGTATGAATGTGGCATTGGGCTCGAGAAATTCAACGACATCAAAGTTGGGGATATCTTGGAGGTCTTTACCCAAGAAGAGGTTAAAGCCAGTTAG
- a CDS encoding phosphoesterase RecJ domain protein (PFAM: DHH family~COGs: COG0618 Exopolyphosphatase-related protein~InterPro IPR001667:IPR003156~KEGG: hmo:HM1_2316 dhh family domain protein, putative~PFAM: Phosphoesterase, RecJ-like; Phosphoesterase, DHHA1~SPTR: Dhh family domain protein, putative) — protein sequence MNREKDVADHLLAHRRLLIIAHAGPDGDTLGSALALSGLLAQMGHEAQVVCHDHVPPTLNFLPGADRVVSWNRVRPDEWEGLVAVDCGSPSRMAWPKDSGWERLSLLNIDHHAHNPEFGTVNWIDANAAATGEMITRLAFGSGWPITPEIAMCLYTAISTDTLSFRQVNTTSQTLAWAAQLADRGLNLASLNQLLWEHQKAGEVRLLGWALSHMNLSRDHRVAWLEVTRAIMDAFGVHDATVDTLVHHLRAIDSVQVAVVTKEMDRPGWVKISWRGKQDIDVSQYAIQFGGGGHRYAAAAQVAGSITEVTRQVLQVIGVGPA from the coding sequence ATGAACCGTGAGAAGGACGTAGCGGACCATTTGCTGGCTCACCGGCGCCTCTTAATCATTGCCCATGCCGGCCCGGATGGCGACACCCTGGGGTCGGCGCTGGCGCTTTCCGGTCTCCTGGCGCAAATGGGTCACGAGGCGCAAGTGGTGTGTCACGATCACGTTCCGCCGACCTTAAATTTCTTACCTGGGGCCGATCGGGTGGTGTCATGGAATCGGGTCCGCCCCGACGAGTGGGAGGGCCTGGTGGCCGTCGACTGCGGTAGCCCCAGTCGCATGGCTTGGCCCAAAGATAGCGGGTGGGAGCGTCTTTCTCTCCTCAATATTGATCATCATGCCCATAACCCCGAATTTGGCACGGTAAACTGGATCGACGCCAACGCGGCCGCAACGGGCGAAATGATTACCCGCTTGGCGTTTGGGTCCGGATGGCCAATTACGCCGGAGATCGCGATGTGCCTTTATACGGCGATTAGCACCGACACCTTATCGTTTCGGCAAGTCAATACCACCTCCCAAACACTGGCCTGGGCTGCTCAATTGGCGGACCGGGGTTTAAATTTGGCCTCCTTGAACCAACTCTTATGGGAACACCAAAAAGCCGGCGAAGTCCGGTTATTGGGATGGGCCTTAAGCCATATGAACCTGTCCCGCGACCACCGCGTCGCCTGGCTCGAAGTCACTCGGGCGATTATGGATGCTTTTGGCGTCCATGACGCCACGGTGGACACCTTAGTCCATCATCTACGCGCGATCGATTCGGTGCAAGTCGCGGTGGTCACCAAAGAAATGGACCGGCCCGGCTGGGTGAAAATTAGCTGGCGGGGTAAACAAGACATCGATGTTTCGCAATATGCCATTCAATTTGGGGGCGGTGGCCATCGCTACGCCGCCGCCGCACAAGTCGCCGGGTCGATTACCGAGGTCACCCGGCAAGTGCTGCAGGTCATTGGGGTGGGACCGGCATGA
- a CDS encoding ribosome-binding factor A (PFAM: Ribosome-binding factor A~TIGRFAM: ribosome-binding factor A~COGs: COG0858 Ribosome-binding factor A~HAMAP: Ribosome-binding factor A~InterPro IPR000238~KEGG: dae:Dtox_3187 ribosome-binding factor A~PFAM: Ribosome-binding factor A~SPTR: Ribosome-binding factor A;~TIGRFAM: Ribosome-binding factor A) — MNQTRAKRVAQLMQRELGEMLLTEIKDPRVGFVSITHVEVTRDLQQAKIFVSIMGTPEEVKASLEGLKSAQRFLRGEVSRRLGLRMAPELVFIVDSSITESLHIHELLQSLPPRPEVPDEP; from the coding sequence ATGAACCAGACACGGGCAAAGCGCGTCGCCCAGCTAATGCAGCGGGAGCTGGGCGAGATGTTGCTCACAGAGATTAAAGATCCGCGCGTGGGTTTCGTCAGCATTACCCATGTCGAGGTGACGCGAGACTTACAACAAGCTAAGATTTTCGTCAGTATTATGGGAACCCCTGAGGAGGTCAAAGCCTCGTTGGAGGGATTAAAGAGCGCGCAACGGTTTTTGCGGGGAGAGGTTTCCCGCCGGCTCGGTCTGCGTATGGCTCCGGAACTCGTCTTTATTGTCGATTCGTCTATCACGGAGAGCCTGCACATTCACGAATTATTGCAATCTCTCCCGCCGCGGCCCGAGGTGCCGGATGAACCGTGA